One region of Olleya sp. Hel_I_94 genomic DNA includes:
- a CDS encoding FixH family protein, whose protein sequence is MKLNWGTGVVIAFILFISFIMYFVIAMNTDKNLDHDLVNDNYYKQELEYQNDINKEKKSKELDSKITWKKTPEGMLISFPSELDFSNIKGKVFLYRPSNKQLDFETTILLSNHNLLIPDKRMLDGRWNIKIDWNYKGTNYMYKQDVLY, encoded by the coding sequence ATGAAATTAAATTGGGGAACAGGAGTAGTTATAGCATTTATACTATTTATAAGCTTTATAATGTATTTTGTTATAGCCATGAATACAGATAAAAATCTGGATCATGATTTGGTTAATGATAATTACTACAAACAAGAGTTAGAGTATCAAAATGATATTAATAAAGAGAAAAAATCTAAAGAGCTTGACTCTAAAATAACCTGGAAAAAAACACCAGAAGGTATGCTAATTAGTTTTCCTTCAGAGTTAGACTTCAGTAATATTAAAGGTAAAGTGTTCCTATATAGACCATCTAACAAACAACTAGACTTCGAAACCACAATTTTGTTGTCTAATCACAATTTGCTCATACCTGACAAACGTATGTTAGATGGTCGTTGGAACATTAAAATAGATTGGAATTACAAAGGTACAAATTACATGTACAAACAAGACGTCTTGTATTAA
- a CDS encoding MBL fold metallo-hydrolase RNA specificity domain-containing protein has product MNNHVNITFLGGAKTVTGSKYLIEAFNTSILIDCGLFQGLKDLRLLNWQPLPIDVASIQTILLTHGHLDHVGYLPRLIKQGFKGTIIGTAPTLAIAEIILKDSAKINEEEAKKANAENYTKHNPALPFYTQKEVEQIVAKFEVQTQDKWININNHISYRFNYNGHIIGSTFIELDIDGKRFVFSGDIGRTNDYLLSDPKRPDNADYLFIESTYGDKLHPKEAIEEKLTDIIKQTINDRGNLIIPSFAVERLQMLMFILFKLYQKNKIPNIPIFVDSPMGNNVLEVFKKFPKWHKLSASDYEAMCNHINIITSYADTWKTIDDPRSKIIIAGSGMVTGGRVLTYLQQLIDHDNTTILLVGYQAEGTRGRLLKEGTHEVKFYGKYYPVKAKVKHIDSLSAHADQSGLLDWLSAIKNTPKAIYLVHGEATAQQAFHVKLKTVYGWDSYCPALNEVIKIKL; this is encoded by the coding sequence ATGAATAATCACGTTAACATTACCTTTTTAGGAGGAGCAAAAACAGTAACTGGATCCAAATATTTAATTGAAGCTTTTAATACTTCAATATTAATAGATTGTGGATTGTTTCAAGGCTTAAAAGATTTACGCCTTTTAAATTGGCAACCACTTCCAATAGATGTAGCTTCCATACAAACTATATTATTAACTCATGGACATCTAGACCATGTTGGTTATTTACCTAGACTAATAAAACAAGGGTTTAAAGGCACTATAATTGGTACTGCTCCAACTTTGGCTATAGCCGAAATTATTTTAAAAGATAGCGCAAAAATAAACGAAGAAGAAGCCAAAAAGGCTAATGCAGAAAACTACACTAAACATAATCCAGCATTACCTTTTTATACGCAAAAAGAAGTAGAACAAATTGTGGCCAAATTTGAAGTACAAACCCAAGACAAATGGATTAATATTAATAATCACATATCCTATAGATTTAATTATAATGGTCATATAATAGGTTCAACATTTATAGAATTAGATATTGATGGAAAACGTTTTGTATTTTCTGGAGACATTGGTAGAACAAATGATTATTTACTTAGCGACCCAAAACGTCCTGATAATGCAGACTATTTATTTATAGAAAGTACTTATGGAGATAAACTACATCCTAAAGAGGCTATTGAAGAAAAACTAACTGACATAATCAAACAAACCATAAACGATAGAGGCAATTTAATTATCCCAAGTTTTGCGGTAGAACGTTTACAGATGCTAATGTTTATTTTATTTAAATTATATCAAAAAAATAAAATTCCAAACATTCCGATATTTGTAGATAGCCCAATGGGAAACAATGTGTTAGAGGTTTTTAAAAAATTTCCAAAATGGCATAAATTGTCAGCATCAGATTATGAGGCTATGTGTAACCATATTAATATTATTACCTCTTATGCAGATACCTGGAAAACCATAGATGATCCACGCTCTAAAATAATTATAGCAGGAAGTGGTATGGTAACTGGAGGACGTGTATTAACTTATTTGCAACAATTAATAGATCATGATAACACAACCATTTTACTGGTAGGTTACCAAGCAGAAGGTACCAGAGGACGCTTATTAAAAGAAGGCACACATGAGGTTAAATTTTATGGTAAATACTACCCTGTTAAAGCAAAAGTAAAACATATTGATAGTTTGTCTGCTCATGCAGATCAATCAGGTTTATTGGATTGGCTAAGTGCTATTAAAAATACACCAAAAGCCATTTATTTAGTCCATGGAGAGGCTACTGCACAACAAGCCTTTCATGTTAAATTAAAAACTGTTTATGGATGGGACAGCTATTGTCCAGCGTTAAATGAAGTGATTAAAATTAAATTGTAA
- a CDS encoding universal stress protein, with protein sequence MKKIIVPVDFSEHSKYALESAAILAKKYNAEIFALHMLEISETILTQGEADIQSETIFFLKLAENRFTEFLDQDFLKDVKVTPVVKHFKVFSEVNDVAKEHNADLIVMGSHGSSGLKEIFVGSNTEKVVRHAEIPVLVVKNKPTTLSFDNVVFASDFSDGTVTPYLNASKLFETLGSNLHLVYINTPGDNFSSTSEMEKTVANFLQKADGNLDKLSEVQFISDYSVEKGVLNYANVSGADAIAVATHGRTGFTHFLSGSISEDIANHAALPVVTFRIK encoded by the coding sequence ATGAAAAAAATAATAGTACCAGTAGACTTCTCTGAACATTCAAAATATGCTTTAGAATCAGCAGCTATATTGGCAAAAAAATATAATGCAGAAATATTTGCATTACACATGTTAGAAATTTCTGAAACCATCTTAACCCAAGGTGAAGCTGATATCCAATCAGAAACTATTTTCTTTTTAAAATTAGCCGAAAATAGATTTACAGAATTTTTAGATCAAGACTTTTTAAAAGATGTAAAAGTAACACCTGTAGTTAAACACTTTAAAGTTTTTAGTGAAGTAAACGATGTTGCTAAAGAGCATAATGCAGACTTAATAGTTATGGGTTCTCATGGTAGTAGTGGTTTAAAAGAAATTTTTGTGGGCTCAAATACAGAAAAAGTAGTACGTCACGCAGAAATACCTGTACTGGTTGTTAAAAACAAACCAACAACTTTAAGTTTTGATAATGTAGTATTTGCTTCAGATTTTTCTGACGGAACAGTCACTCCATATTTAAATGCTTCTAAGTTATTTGAAACATTAGGTTCAAACTTACATTTAGTATATATCAATACTCCAGGAGATAACTTTAGTAGCACCTCTGAAATGGAAAAAACGGTTGCTAACTTTTTACAAAAAGCAGATGGTAATTTAGATAAATTATCAGAAGTACAGTTTATATCTGATTACTCAGTAGAAAAAGGAGTCTTAAATTATGCAAATGTTTCTGGTGCAGACGCTATAGCTGTTGCTACACATGGTCGTACTGGATTTACACACTTTTTATCAGGAAGTATCTCTGAAGACATTGCAAATCATGCTGCATTGCCTGTAGTCACTTTCCGTATTAAATAA
- a CDS encoding universal stress protein: MQNVLLLTDFSESSKNAIDYTLQLLKSKTVQFHLVYIHKASAFTSADLMTTGNANLYASIVKSPKEDLEDLATALHLKYKNDRHAFLTHIDYDVFTDAVNQIITQNAIDLVVMGTNGVTGADEVVFGSHTLHVIRNVSCPTLVVPKHFKFTKPETVLLPLDDKDILNEKRVQQILNLVDKSTSKYHILRITETATSDQEDLKLLNELLHTSNFIYHQVVSVPMHHVVDTYLQTNTIDFEVFIIQKTSFLERLFMGSPITKHSKIASVPLFVLHD, from the coding sequence ATGCAGAATGTTTTATTACTTACGGACTTTTCAGAAAGCTCAAAAAATGCTATAGATTATACATTACAATTACTAAAATCTAAAACTGTACAGTTTCATTTAGTATATATACATAAAGCATCAGCATTTACATCTGCAGATTTAATGACTACTGGTAATGCCAACTTATATGCTTCCATAGTAAAGTCACCTAAAGAAGATTTAGAGGATTTAGCTACAGCACTTCATTTAAAATATAAAAACGATAGACATGCATTTTTAACTCATATAGATTATGATGTGTTTACAGATGCAGTCAATCAAATAATCACACAAAACGCTATAGATTTAGTCGTAATGGGAACAAATGGTGTGACTGGAGCAGATGAGGTTGTTTTTGGAAGTCATACATTACATGTTATACGTAATGTATCTTGTCCAACATTAGTTGTGCCTAAACATTTCAAGTTTACTAAACCAGAAACAGTTTTACTTCCGTTAGATGATAAGGATATTTTAAACGAAAAAAGAGTACAACAAATCTTGAACCTAGTGGACAAGAGTACAAGTAAATATCATATTTTAAGAATAACCGAAACTGCAACTTCAGACCAAGAAGATTTAAAATTATTAAACGAACTATTACACACAAGTAATTTTATTTACCATCAAGTTGTTAGTGTACCTATGCATCATGTAGTGGATACTTATTTGCAAACTAACACCATAGACTTTGAAGTGTTTATAATACAAAAAACTAGCTTTTTAGAACGTTTGTTTATGGGATCTCCAATAACAAAACATAGTAAAATAGCTAGTGTTCCTTTATTTGTACTACACGATTAA
- a CDS encoding ATP cone domain-containing protein: MTTQDLYIKKSSGEHVKFSIDKLKNSLIKSGADKALAQKITSNVRDELYQGISTKEIYNRAFAMLKATKSHLASKYKLKKAIYELGPTGFPFERYVAAILEASGYTTKVGEIINGKCVKHEVDILATKANNTVLVECKFHGEAGLNCNVKIPLYIYSRFQDIQLNWNIKYHSNTTMTQGWVVTNTRFTEDAKTYGNCIGLHLLSWDYPLNNGLKERIDQLKLYPITTSTLLTKREKQFLLNREVVLCKDLLNDAFYLDHLGVSEIRKKRILNEIKLLCNTK; the protein is encoded by the coding sequence ATGACAACACAGGACCTTTACATAAAAAAATCATCCGGAGAACACGTTAAGTTTTCTATAGATAAACTTAAAAATTCTTTAATAAAATCTGGAGCAGATAAAGCATTAGCCCAAAAAATCACATCAAATGTTAGAGATGAGTTATACCAAGGGATTTCTACTAAAGAAATTTACAATCGTGCTTTTGCTATGCTTAAGGCGACCAAAAGTCACTTGGCCTCTAAATACAAATTAAAAAAAGCTATTTATGAGTTAGGCCCTACGGGATTTCCGTTTGAACGTTATGTAGCAGCCATTTTAGAAGCCTCAGGTTATACAACTAAAGTTGGCGAGATTATTAATGGAAAATGTGTGAAGCATGAGGTCGATATTTTGGCAACAAAAGCCAATAATACTGTACTTGTCGAGTGCAAATTTCATGGTGAGGCTGGATTAAATTGCAATGTCAAAATACCGTTGTATATCTATTCTAGATTTCAGGATATTCAGCTTAACTGGAATATCAAATATCACTCAAACACAACTATGACACAAGGTTGGGTAGTCACAAACACAAGATTTACAGAGGATGCAAAAACATATGGTAATTGTATTGGGTTACACTTATTAAGTTGGGATTACCCTTTAAATAATGGGTTAAAAGAGCGTATCGATCAATTAAAACTTTACCCTATTACAACATCCACATTACTAACTAAAAGAGAAAAACAATTTTTATTAAACAGAGAGGTTGTCCTTTGCAAAGATTTATTAAATGACGCCTTTTATTTAGATCATTTAGGCGTCTCTGAAATTCGTAAAAAAAGAATTTTAAACGAAATTAAGTTACTATGTAATACCAAATAA
- a CDS encoding Crp/Fnr family transcriptional regulator, with protein MLEELQQHYGYLFEDELIQEINNVGTYKDIPEGFKLIEIGDYIKTMPLLVSGAIKILREDEDGDELILYFIEQGDTCAMTLSCCLGNSKSEIRAIAETDTKLIMIPVAKMEEWLGKYKTWQKFVLQSYHNRMSELLEAIDTIAFLKMDERLFKYLKDKAMVNHNELIHVTHQQIARDLHTSRVVISRLLKTLEIDGKIELHRNNIKVLDL; from the coding sequence ATGTTAGAAGAGTTACAACAGCATTACGGATATTTATTTGAAGATGAATTAATTCAAGAAATTAATAATGTTGGTACTTATAAAGATATTCCTGAAGGATTTAAATTAATTGAAATTGGTGACTATATAAAAACAATGCCACTTTTAGTTAGTGGAGCGATTAAAATTTTAAGAGAAGATGAAGATGGCGATGAGTTAATCCTTTATTTTATCGAGCAAGGAGATACGTGTGCAATGACATTATCTTGTTGTTTAGGAAATTCTAAAAGCGAAATCAGAGCCATAGCAGAAACAGATACCAAGTTAATTATGATACCTGTTGCTAAAATGGAAGAGTGGTTAGGTAAATATAAGACTTGGCAAAAATTTGTCTTACAAAGTTATCATAATCGTATGTCAGAGTTGCTAGAAGCTATAGACACTATTGCTTTTTTAAAAATGGACGAGCGTTTATTTAAATACCTAAAAGACAAAGCAATGGTTAATCATAACGAGTTAATCCATGTGACACATCAACAAATTGCTAGAGATTTGCATACGTCGCGTGTAGTAATTTCAAGATTACTAAAAACACTTGAAATTGATGGTAAAATTGAATTGCACAGAAACAACATTAAGGTTTTAGATTTATAA
- a CDS encoding sulfite exporter TauE/SafE family protein: MLITALIFGLLGSFHCVGMCGPIAFMLPVDRSNSFKKITQITAYHFGRILAYSIIGLIFGVIGKSLYIFGLQQKLSILIGVLMIVVILFPYKKLGRNYIVKPIYKAVGFVKKQMGQALKKKTADTFLTIGFLNGFLPCGLVYMAVFGAIAAGNAWQGSLYMAFFGLGTIPLMTTAIYLGKFLNAQVKQRIQKAIPVFVIVIGALFILRGLGLGIPYISPSPVVQMVNSAIDCH, translated from the coding sequence ATGTTAATTACAGCGCTCATATTTGGTTTATTAGGAAGTTTTCACTGCGTTGGTATGTGTGGTCCTATTGCTTTTATGCTGCCTGTAGATAGAAGTAATTCTTTTAAAAAAATAACTCAAATTACGGCTTATCATTTTGGACGTATATTAGCTTATAGCATCATTGGTTTAATATTTGGTGTCATTGGTAAAAGCTTATATATTTTTGGATTACAACAAAAATTATCTATCCTAATAGGAGTTTTAATGATAGTGGTAATCCTTTTTCCGTATAAAAAATTAGGACGAAATTATATAGTTAAGCCTATTTATAAAGCAGTTGGCTTTGTAAAAAAACAAATGGGTCAAGCCTTAAAAAAGAAAACAGCAGACACCTTTTTAACCATAGGATTTTTAAATGGTTTTTTACCATGTGGTTTAGTATATATGGCAGTTTTTGGAGCCATAGCTGCAGGTAATGCTTGGCAAGGCAGTTTGTATATGGCTTTTTTTGGTTTAGGTACCATCCCATTAATGACTACAGCAATTTATTTGGGTAAATTTTTAAACGCACAAGTAAAACAACGCATTCAAAAAGCAATTCCAGTATTTGTAATAGTAATTGGCGCTTTATTTATTTTGCGTGGACTAGGATTAGGTATTCCATATATCTCTCCAAGTCCAGTGGTACAGATGGTTAATAGTGCAATTGATTGCCATTAA
- the hemN gene encoding oxygen-independent coproporphyrinogen III oxidase — protein sequence MCLSLVNKYNVAGPRYTSYPTVPYWDLDTFSLKEWKLSLKKAFDESNSTEGISLYIHLPFCESLCTFCGCNKRITKRHDVELPYINAVLKEWQLYCDLLGDKPVIKELHLGGGTPTFFDSENLKILINGIKYKAKLADDYEFSFEGHPNNTTKTHLQTLFDLGFRRVSFGVQDYNPIVQKAIHRFQPFENVKKVTELARTIGYTSIGHDIIFGLPFQTEAHVEDTIKKTKQLLPDRIAFYSYAHVPWIKGNGQRGYKDSDLPTPSIKQNQYQLGKKLLAQAGYHDIGMDHFALKTDGLYQASQTETMHRNFMGYTASKTKVMIGLGVSSISDSWYAFAQNVKGIEEYYHLIENNSIPVFRGHILSSEDLIIRQHILNLMCHFKTNWMANNLYFEDIPEVLLKLKEMQDDGLLNIELNQIFITEKGKPFVRNICMAFDLLLQRNKPETQLFSMTI from the coding sequence ATGTGCTTGTCTTTAGTTAATAAATATAATGTTGCTGGACCTAGATATACTAGTTATCCTACTGTTCCTTATTGGGATTTAGATACTTTTTCATTAAAAGAATGGAAACTAAGCCTTAAAAAAGCTTTTGACGAAAGCAACAGTACTGAAGGTATTAGCTTATACATACACTTACCTTTTTGCGAAAGTCTTTGTACGTTTTGCGGTTGTAATAAACGTATCACTAAACGTCATGATGTAGAGTTACCTTATATAAATGCAGTTTTAAAAGAATGGCAATTATACTGTGATTTATTAGGCGATAAACCTGTAATTAAAGAGTTGCACCTTGGTGGTGGAACACCTACTTTTTTTGATTCTGAAAATTTAAAAATTTTAATCAATGGTATTAAATACAAAGCTAAACTAGCAGATGATTATGAGTTTAGTTTTGAAGGTCACCCTAACAATACCACAAAAACACATTTACAAACGCTATTTGATTTAGGATTTAGACGTGTCAGTTTTGGAGTGCAAGATTATAACCCTATTGTACAAAAAGCCATACACAGATTTCAACCCTTTGAAAATGTAAAAAAAGTTACAGAGTTAGCAAGAACAATAGGTTACACCTCTATTGGCCATGACATTATATTTGGTTTACCTTTTCAAACGGAAGCACATGTAGAAGACACCATTAAAAAAACAAAACAATTATTGCCAGATCGTATTGCTTTTTATAGTTACGCACATGTCCCTTGGATAAAAGGAAATGGACAAAGAGGCTATAAAGACAGTGATTTACCAACACCAAGTATAAAACAAAACCAATATCAATTAGGTAAAAAACTATTAGCACAAGCAGGATATCATGATATTGGAATGGATCATTTTGCACTTAAAACAGATGGTTTGTATCAAGCAAGTCAAACCGAAACTATGCATCGCAATTTTATGGGTTATACAGCCTCAAAAACTAAAGTGATGATAGGTTTAGGTGTCTCATCTATTAGTGACAGTTGGTATGCTTTTGCACAAAACGTAAAAGGTATTGAAGAATATTATCATTTAATTGAAAACAACAGTATTCCTGTTTTTAGAGGACACATCTTATCATCTGAAGATTTAATTATTAGACAGCACATTTTAAATTTAATGTGCCACTTTAAAACCAATTGGATGGCTAATAATTTATATTTTGAAGACATACCAGAAGTCCTATTAAAGCTTAAAGAAATGCAAGACGATGGTTTATTAAACATAGAATTAAATCAAATTTTTATTACAGAAAAAGGAAAACCGTTTGTTAGAAATATATGTATGGCTTTTGATTTGCTTTTACAGCGAAACAAACCAGAAACGCAATTATTTTCCATGACCATTTAG
- a CDS encoding HAD family hydrolase — MLKAVLFDMDGVIVDTEPLHKKAYFKMFDHFKIEVSETLYESTTGQSTINVCKRMCDLFKLDNAPEELVQYKRDIFVNLFHSDPSLQLIDGVLDIIQDYHSNGLTLVLASSASMLTINNVFKRFDLDQYFKAKISGADLKASKPHPEIFEKAAQLAGHLQQHCIVIEDSTNGIKAAKAAGSYCIGYDSFHSKNQDYTQADLVVSHFKDIQYNKIYNILN; from the coding sequence ATGTTAAAAGCTGTGTTATTTGATATGGATGGTGTTATTGTTGACACTGAACCTTTACATAAAAAAGCCTACTTTAAAATGTTTGATCATTTTAAAATTGAAGTGTCAGAGACGTTGTATGAGTCTACTACAGGACAATCTACAATTAATGTTTGTAAACGTATGTGTGACCTATTTAAACTAGACAATGCGCCTGAGGAGTTAGTGCAATATAAACGTGATATATTTGTAAATCTTTTTCATAGTGATCCAAGTTTACAACTTATTGATGGTGTGTTGGATATAATACAAGACTATCATAGTAATGGATTAACCTTAGTTTTAGCTTCTTCGGCATCTATGCTAACTATAAATAATGTTTTTAAACGTTTTGATTTAGACCAATATTTTAAAGCTAAAATAAGTGGTGCAGATTTAAAAGCCTCAAAACCACATCCCGAAATATTTGAAAAAGCAGCACAATTAGCTGGTCATTTACAACAACACTGTATAGTTATTGAAGACTCTACCAATGGTATTAAAGCTGCAAAAGCTGCGGGAAGCTATTGTATTGGTTATGATAGTTTTCATTCTAAAAACCAAGATTATACACAAGCAGATTTAGTTGTTTCTCACTTTAAGGACATACAGTATAACAAAATATACAATATTCTAAACTAA
- a CDS encoding universal stress protein — protein sequence MKHILLPTDFSDNAWSAIVYAVKLYKYEVCTFYLLHANPLTASSLSNLSDVYLKNTIQQCKRQLEEVKDQIESSDANANHSFETVLKLIDLQVAVKAHIAENPIDLIIMGTKGTSRNKQLFFGSNTTRLVNTIKICPILIIPDQYDYKPLKQIVFSTDLNRFYTDLEIKTINDFTYDNNATLRVVNIQVNDNLAPIQQYNLSILQKGLQGFKTHYHSVPNYNKKAEIINTFIQDLNIDLLIMVNYKHSIMERFLNEPVIKKIGFNPSIPFLVIPDNQ from the coding sequence ATGAAACATATCTTACTACCTACTGATTTTTCTGATAATGCATGGAGTGCTATAGTTTACGCTGTAAAATTGTATAAATACGAAGTTTGTACATTTTACTTATTACATGCTAATCCGTTAACTGCCTCTTCCCTATCCAATTTGTCAGATGTATATTTAAAAAACACCATACAGCAGTGTAAACGACAATTAGAAGAAGTTAAAGACCAAATAGAATCTAGTGATGCAAATGCTAATCACAGCTTTGAGACTGTTCTAAAATTAATTGATTTACAAGTTGCAGTAAAAGCACATATTGCAGAAAACCCAATAGACTTAATTATTATGGGTACAAAAGGTACTTCAAGAAACAAACAACTGTTTTTTGGTAGTAATACAACGCGATTAGTTAACACTATTAAAATATGCCCAATTTTAATTATACCTGATCAATATGATTATAAACCTTTAAAACAAATCGTTTTCTCTACAGATTTAAATAGGTTTTATACCGATTTAGAAATTAAAACTATCAATGATTTTACTTACGACAACAATGCCACCTTAAGGGTTGTCAACATTCAGGTTAATGATAACTTGGCACCTATACAACAATATAATTTATCCATATTACAAAAAGGACTTCAAGGCTTTAAAACGCATTACCATTCAGTACCCAATTACAACAAAAAAGCTGAGATCATAAATACATTTATACAAGATTTAAATATCGACTTACTTATTATGGTCAATTATAAGCACAGTATAATGGAACGGTTTTTAAACGAACCTGTTATAAAAAAAATAGGTTTTAATCCCTCTATCCCTTTTTTAGTTATTCCAGATAACCAATAA
- a CDS encoding sulfite exporter TauE/SafE family protein, translated as MDFIQVITYLAAFLIGAVLGLIGGGGSILTVPLLVYFLAYNPVIATAYSLFVVGSSSLVGVFQKHREGLVDFKTGLAFSFPSFIAVYISRRFVVPAIPETILSIGTFSLTKDMAIMIFFAIIMFLAAFSMIKTKQNTKSTATSQPYYKTFMQGVIIGVITGLIGAGGGFLYVPALVLWAGLDMKKAVGTSLIIVAINSLIGFSGDMQTLDIDWVFLLSFTALTIIGILVGGYFSKYISSKKLKKSFGWFVLVMSIYIILKELVF; from the coding sequence ATGGATTTTATACAAGTAATAACATATTTAGCAGCTTTTTTAATTGGAGCAGTATTAGGACTAATTGGAGGAGGTGGATCTATTTTAACTGTTCCATTATTAGTTTATTTTTTGGCTTATAATCCAGTTATTGCTACAGCATATTCCTTGTTTGTCGTTGGCTCGTCGTCATTAGTTGGTGTTTTTCAAAAACATCGCGAGGGATTAGTAGATTTTAAAACAGGTTTGGCGTTTTCATTTCCATCATTTATTGCTGTTTATATTTCTAGACGTTTTGTAGTACCAGCAATACCAGAAACTATACTATCTATTGGCACATTTAGTTTGACCAAGGATATGGCCATCATGATATTTTTTGCAATAATCATGTTTTTGGCAGCTTTTTCAATGATTAAAACTAAACAAAACACAAAATCTACAGCGACCTCACAACCTTATTATAAGACATTTATGCAAGGTGTGATAATTGGTGTTATTACAGGATTAATTGGTGCAGGAGGAGGATTTTTATATGTTCCAGCACTAGTATTGTGGGCTGGATTAGACATGAAAAAAGCAGTAGGTACATCCCTAATTATAGTCGCAATAAACTCGCTAATAGGTTTTTCTGGAGATATGCAAACCCTAGATATTGATTGGGTATTTCTATTATCATTTACCGCTTTAACAATAATTGGTATTTTAGTAGGAGGCTATTTTTCTAAATATATTTCTAGTAAAAAACTTAAAAAAAGTTTTGGATGGTTTGTATTGGTAATGTCCATTTATATTATATTAAAAGAGCTAGTTTTTTAA
- a CDS encoding zinc-dependent peptidase, giving the protein MRPRTVKQIPLHWHAILLDKVLFYKKLSKANQDVFKKRIALFLTEINIDGVNTTIDETDKLLIASSAIIPVFGFKEWSYNNLSGIIVYPDSFNEDLQFSDIDKNRKILGMVGTGRYEKQMILSKKAIRLAFNNKTDKHNTPVHEFVHLLDKMDGETDGVPEYFLGKEYIQPWLELMHTEMENINNDTSDIRKYGGTSQAELFAVASEYFFERPKLFKQKHPELYKMLSLCFQQPKQS; this is encoded by the coding sequence ATGAGGCCAAGGACAGTAAAACAAATTCCGCTACATTGGCACGCCATACTATTAGATAAGGTTTTATTTTATAAAAAGTTATCTAAAGCAAATCAAGACGTGTTTAAAAAACGGATAGCGCTTTTTTTAACCGAAATAAATATTGATGGTGTAAATACTACAATTGATGAAACTGATAAGTTACTAATCGCGTCTAGTGCTATTATTCCTGTTTTTGGATTTAAAGAATGGAGTTATAATAATCTATCAGGTATTATAGTCTATCCAGACAGTTTTAATGAAGATTTGCAATTTTCTGATATCGATAAAAACAGAAAAATTTTAGGGATGGTAGGTACAGGTAGGTATGAAAAACAAATGATTTTATCCAAAAAAGCAATTCGTTTAGCCTTTAATAATAAAACAGATAAGCATAATACACCTGTCCATGAATTTGTCCATTTACTGGATAAAATGGATGGAGAAACGGATGGTGTACCTGAGTATTTTTTAGGCAAAGAATATATACAACCTTGGTTAGAGTTAATGCATACCGAAATGGAAAACATTAATAACGATACTTCTGATATTAGAAAGTATGGAGGTACAAGTCAAGCCGAGCTTTTTGCTGTAGCTTCCGAGTATTTTTTTGAACGTCCTAAGTTATTCAAACAAAAGCATCCTGAGTTATATAAGATGTTGTCGTTATGTTTTCAACAACCAAAACAAAGTTAA